ACCAACCATTCTTACAAAACGGGGCTGAGTTACCTGCTGGACAACTATAATGAACAATACAAGGACATTCATTTGACCAGAAACGAATCGGTACCGGGTGCATTTTTTGAGTACACTTATAATAATCTCGACAAATTTGTACTCGTAGCAGGCGGCAGGGTTGATTTTCACAATTTATATGGAACGCAATGGACGCCGAGGGTACATGTAAAGTATAACCTTACGGATCAAACCACATTCCGCGCATCGGCAGGAAAAGGTTTCAGAGTTTCCAATCCTTTGGCTGAATACTATGGAAATCTGGTGAGCTCGCGGGTTGTGCAGTTCCGTGAAAGTATTCGCCCTGAGGTTTCCTGGAATTATGGTGCCAGTGTTACGCAGGAGTTCAAACTGGGCGAAATGGACGGGAACCTGATCGCGGACTTTTACCGTACCAATTTCGAAAATCAGTTGGTCGCCGACCTGGAAGATCCCCGCTACATACGGTTTTACAACCTGGAAGGGAGGGCATTTGCCAACAGTTTTCAGATAGAAGCAAATCTGACACCGATTAAACGTTTTGACCTGAAACTGGCATACCGTTTATTTGATGTAAAACAAACCATCCGGAATGTATACGATGAGAATGTATTGCTGCCTAGAATGATGGTAAGCCGCGACAGGGTGCTGTTCAATGCCGGGTATGCGTTGCCTTACGATAAATGGAAGTTTGATGCTACAGTGCAATGGAACGGCAAGCGAAGGGTCCCCTACATGGGCCATGTAGCCGAGCACCACATCCCGGACAACATTACTTCGACGATGGCACCATCCTTTTACAACTTCAATGCGCAGGTTACACGTACCTTTCCGAAATGGGACATTTATCTGGGTGGCGAAAATCTGGCAAACTTCCGGCAAAAAGACCCAATTATGGGCGCTGGTGAACCTTTTGGTGAGCATTTTGATGCAGGAATGGCCTGGGGACCGGTAGTAGGCCGAATGATTTATGCAGGAATACGTTATAAGATTATACGATAGAAAATGATGAAACTGCATATAAAAAATATGGTTTGTGACCGCTGCAAGCGGGTAGTACGCGAAGAACTGGAAGGTTTGGGGATCGAATTGACGATGGTAGAGCTAGGCGAGGTCGAGACCGTCGCCGAAGTTGATGCCGCCAAATTAAAGGAGGTCAAATCGGTATTGGAAGCCAATGGTTTTGAACTGCTCGATGACCGCAAGCTAGCCCTGGTGGAACACATTAAGACATTAGTAATCGACGAAGTTCAGAATTTAAAGGGCCACAAGCCTGCTCAAATGAATTTCTCTGATTATTTGTCTGAAAAAATAGGATATGAATACTCTTACCTCAGTAACTTGTTTTCATCCGAAACCGGCCAGACTATTGAACAATACATCATTGCTCAAAAAGTCGAAAAAGTGAAGGAGTGGCTTTCATATAATGAACTCACATTGAGTGAAATAGCATGGCGGCTTTCATACAGTAGCACCGCGCATTTGAGTAATCAGTTTAAAAAAGTGACGGGAATGACGCCTGGCGAGTTCAAAAAGGGCAGTTTAAACAGAAAATCACTTGATAAAGTAGGAGCTAGTCAATTTTAAAATATCAATCAAAACCTTCGATCATCATGAACAAAGTCATTTTCGCATCCTTCATATTCCTTTTCACTGCCTGCGCGGCGAAAAACGAAAAAACAGAAAAAGCCGAAGGTACCGAAGCCAAAGTATCCGCCGCGAAGACCTACGCCTGCCCGATGCAATGCGAAGGAGAAAAAACCTATACCGAAGCTGGTAAATGCCCCGTTTGCAAAATGGACTTACAGGAAGTAGCCATGGCCGAAACCGATTCAACACATCAACATTGATCATTTACATTATACCAATATTCAATCATGAAAACGACGATCTTATCTATCATAACAGCTCTGTTCTTGGGACTAAATTTCGCTTATGCGGACGGGGACAAAGAAATCAAGATTAAAACTTCGGCCATTTGTGAAATGTGTAAAGCGCGCATTGAACGTAATCTGGGCCTTTCCAAAGGAGTGAAGGAATCCAATCTGAACCTGACCGATAAAGTGGTGACTGTGAAATACAATCCTAACAAAACCACGCCCGAAGCCATTAAAGCGACGATCATCAATACCGGTTACGATGCTGATACGCAAGTCGCCAATCAGAAAGCGCACGATAAGCTGCCAAGCTGCTGCCGCAAAACAGCTGCGGCACATTAAGTAACTAAACTTACTTCGTCATGAAAATCAACAAGCTAAAAATCATATTATTAGCTGGCCTCGTCGCGGGCATATCTCCCGCTTTTGCACAGCACGAACACCACCAGCAGCCTGCCAAGGACACTACCCAACATGAGATGCAGGACATGAAAGGAATGGGTCACGAGGGTATGGATCAACAAACGATGCAACATGGCGCGTCGCAGATGACGCACAGCTTTTCCCTGAGCCTCCCCATGACGCGTAATGGCTCGGGTACAGGCTGGCAACCGGATGCAACGCCTCTATATGCATACATGAAGCACGGGAACAAGTGGAATTATATGTTGCATGGGAGCATTTACCTGCGTTACACAGCACAGAATTTTAACAATGACGGCAGAATGGGCTCATCTGCAAAATTTAGTGTGCCCAATTGGTTTATGGGAATGGCACAGCGGCAGGTAGGCAAAAACGGTCTTTTGAATGTCAGGGCGATGGTTTCCCTCGACAGATTGTTTGACGGAGGAGCAGGGTATCCATTACTTTTCCAATCCGGAGAAAGCTGGAAAGGTGAGCCACTCATCAATCGCCAGCATCCGCACGACCTTATTTCCGAATTGTCGGTGGCTTATACCCAACGGCTTTCCGAGAAAATTGATGTGAGTATTTACGCCGGTTATCCGGGCGAGCCTGCTCTCGGCCCTACCGCATTTATGCACAGAATGTCTGCATTCAATAACCCCGATGCCGTTTTGGGCCACCATTGGCAGGATGCTACCCACATTACATTCGGGGTAGTAACGGCGGGTGTCCGCTACGGCAAGTTCAAACTGGAAGCTTCCACATTCACAGGCCGCGAGCCGGACGAAAACCGTTTTGATTTTGACAAGCCACGCTTTGATTCATATAGCTACCGGCTGCTTTTCAATCCTTCCGCAAATTGGGCTTTGCAGGTGAGCAGAGGATTTATCAACAGCCCCGAACCATTGGAACCCGACGAAGATGTAACGCGAACCACGGCCTCGGTCCAGCATTCGGCCAATTTGAATGGTGAAAACAAATGGATTTCCTCAACAGCCGTGTGGGGACTGAACAACGCCGGAGGTCACCACAAAGAGAACTCATTGCTGCTGGAAACCAATGTCCAGCTCAATAAATGGGCTGTTTATGGCCGGTACGAGTGGGTTCAAAAAAGCAGTGCCGAACTGGGACTGACCTGGTATGATGTGATCCCGAAAGAACGGTTTCCAATATCGTTGTTTTCGGTGGGCGTCAACCGGCAGATCGCCTCATTTGGCAGCACACTATTACAGGCTGGCGGACAAATCGGGGTATATGCCGTTGATAAGTACCTGGAATCGCCGTATGGAAAATCACCACTCTCAGGCCAGGTATATCTACGGCTGACTCCCGCATTGATGAAAATGTAGCCCACAAACCACGGCTTTTTCGTAGTTTTGGGCCTCATTAAAACGCACCTCCTCGTGGCCTGGTACCATACTTATTTCAAAGGACTCCCCCAACTTGCCTGGAAATTGCACCAGGACGAAGAATATACCGAATACGAAGTAGATTTTCTTCGGGATGTGTTGGAACTAGGTCCGGAAAGCAAGGTACTGGACATGCTGGCTGGTTATGGCAGACATGCTTTGCCGCTTGCCGAAGGAGGATGTGCTATGACTTGTATTGACATTTCGGCAGAATATTGTGAGGAATTACAGACCATTGCGCAGAAAAAGCACCTTCCGGTCACTGTAATCAACGCGGATGTGGTAAACTATGACTTTTCTGATCAGGATTTTGATGCGTCTTACTGCTTTGGGAATAGTTTCAGTTTTTTCCCACGTCGGGATATGCAGCAATTTATTGGAAAAATGGCTAATGCGGTAAAGCAAGGTGGCCACGTCGCGATTCATACTGAGAATTTAGCAGAAAGTATCCTGACCAATTTTCAGGCACGAAACTGGATGCCCGTCAAAGACGACATTATTTATCTTGCCGAAAACGAATATTTCCCGCAGGAAGGCTACATTGAAGCTGAACAAACCTTTATCGCCGGTTCAGAAAAAGTGACCCATACGGTTCGTCAGCACATTTACTCCCTGTCGGAGCTGTGTTTTATGTTTGAAAACGCAGGACTGGAAGTTGTGGGTACTTTTGGAAATCTGGAAGCTGACCCATTCACTTTGGGCGACGAGCAGCTTTATCTTGTTGCCCGCAAACTGTAATCAATGCGGGAGCCGTGATCGTAGCAAACCATAAGTCCACGTTCCGCCGATTGCACTAAGCAATGTGATGATAACCACCAGGTAGCCACTTCCGATCTGCGCAAAAAGTGGTCCCGGACACGCGCCCGTGATCGCCCAGCCGATCCCGAAAAGAACGCCCCCATAAATCTGTCCTTTATTAAAGGCTTTATCAACAATGTGTACCTGCTCGCCGGACAATGTCTTGATTCCGAATCTTTTGATCAATTGAATGGAGACGAGTCCGGTCACTACAGCCGAACCTATGACGCCGTACATATGAAAGGAATCAAGGCGGAACATTTCCTGGATACGAAACCATGAAACGATTTCGGCTTTTACAAAAACGATCCCAAAAAGTACTCCTACGATCAGGTATTTGATGTTGGCAACAAATCCTTCCGAGGTAGCCTGTTGATTGGCGCCATCAGAACCGTCGGCCAGCATGAGATCAGCGTGGCTTGATTTGTGTTTCTGAGATGAGCGGTTTTTTATATTTTCCATTGTTGAGTGATATTCAAATGTTATTGTGCAAGTTTCAGCAAAAAAGGCAGTAGCAAATGCGTACATGCAAAGCCGCCGATCATAAAGCTAATCGTAGCTACCAGGGAAGGCCATTGCAAGTTAGAAAGCCCCATGATGGCATGTCCCGACGTGCAACCTCCTGCATACCTCGTTCCGAAACCGACCAGAAAACCTCCTAACACGAAGAAAATGAAGCCTTTCGCTGAGAAAATATTCACTGTCGAAAAAATATCCATCGGCATCAGGCCAGAAAAATCTGTGATTCCAAAAGCCGACAATGTATTCTGGGTCGATTCTGAGATGACAATGGCATTGGGATTTGCCAGAAAAAAATTGGCCAGAAACCCTCCTATCGTAATTCCTGCTACAAAGAACAGGTTCCAGGATTCTTTTTTCCAATCATATTTAAAGAACGAAATATTAGCAGGTATCACTGCGGCACAAATGTGTTTCAGCGAGGAAGAAATGCCAAATGACTTATTGCCAAGCAGCAACAGGATCGGAACAGTTAGCCCGATCAGCGGCCCTGCCACATACCACGGCCAGGGCTTCTTTATCAATTCA
The genomic region above belongs to Dyadobacter pollutisoli and contains:
- a CDS encoding helix-turn-helix domain-containing protein, with the protein product MKLHIKNMVCDRCKRVVREELEGLGIELTMVELGEVETVAEVDAAKLKEVKSVLEANGFELLDDRKLALVEHIKTLVIDEVQNLKGHKPAQMNFSDYLSEKIGYEYSYLSNLFSSETGQTIEQYIIAQKVEKVKEWLSYNELTLSEIAWRLSYSSTAHLSNQFKKVTGMTPGEFKKGSLNRKSLDKVGASQF
- a CDS encoding heavy metal-binding domain-containing protein, which produces MNKVIFASFIFLFTACAAKNEKTEKAEGTEAKVSAAKTYACPMQCEGEKTYTEAGKCPVCKMDLQEVAMAETDSTHQH
- a CDS encoding heavy-metal-associated domain-containing protein; this translates as MKTTILSIITALFLGLNFAYADGDKEIKIKTSAICEMCKARIERNLGLSKGVKESNLNLTDKVVTVKYNPNKTTPEAIKATIINTGYDADTQVANQKAHDKLPSCCRKTAAAH
- a CDS encoding class I SAM-dependent methyltransferase, with translation MAWYHTYFKGLPQLAWKLHQDEEYTEYEVDFLRDVLELGPESKVLDMLAGYGRHALPLAEGGCAMTCIDISAEYCEELQTIAQKKHLPVTVINADVVNYDFSDQDFDASYCFGNSFSFFPRRDMQQFIGKMANAVKQGGHVAIHTENLAESILTNFQARNWMPVKDDIIYLAENEYFPQEGYIEAEQTFIAGSEKVTHTVRQHIYSLSELCFMFENAGLEVVGTFGNLEADPFTLGDEQLYLVARKL
- a CDS encoding DUF6691 family protein codes for the protein MLADGSDGANQQATSEGFVANIKYLIVGVLFGIVFVKAEIVSWFRIQEMFRLDSFHMYGVIGSAVVTGLVSIQLIKRFGIKTLSGEQVHIVDKAFNKGQIYGGVLFGIGWAITGACPGPLFAQIGSGYLVVIITLLSAIGGTWTYGLLRSRLPH
- a CDS encoding YeeE/YedE family protein, whose product is MEILELIKKPWPWYVAGPLIGLTVPILLLLGNKSFGISSSLKHICAAVIPANISFFKYDWKKESWNLFFVAGITIGGFLANFFLANPNAIVISESTQNTLSAFGITDFSGLMPMDIFSTVNIFSAKGFIFFVLGGFLVGFGTRYAGGCTSGHAIMGLSNLQWPSLVATISFMIGGFACTHLLLPFLLKLAQ